In the genome of Entelurus aequoreus isolate RoL-2023_Sb linkage group LG15, RoL_Eaeq_v1.1, whole genome shotgun sequence, one region contains:
- the myripb gene encoding rab effector MyRIP isoform X5, with protein sequence MAETLTVALRVAEEAIEEAIAKAEEFSDSLEKQNEARYLRDHKEELIEELATTIVQKIIQRRKRSEMQTEYDFVWPQPQSLIQPSDQASASQPQTFLQGPADPHKASFTLSRSRSAFSLTSDDSPEKAPQDEAVGTGGSLQEYSSLKREAKTTSLPTWKSVDRLDNSSASSVLQSPDGNWIALHSSQLSRPSLLTKRKSLVFSVLEKESGVVSAYDEMGSDSEEDEESSWGAALQQFRRKLSDETYYTDSQHDPEWTYTQHLPVTSPSSGQYTNTETLNSDSEASSALSTCPRKAPQNLLKKKGASETHLHPYHQPLYHQHLHQNLSPYPLLSGALDVNFNPKVMGDSSEAEERQNDPIRRSRRRRKSKRDSSNESRSGSQNYSLSIQESSGFLLNDLLKRSLSEDQPESVSTAAQDTITPEPQDLDKVAPNSLYPTSPFSPTPGPKHISSGLASVPAEPLGEELRSRISQMVRSRTNSRESSSSEEDKKWAAHKQTDKESVRQRANQKPKDMERENSRSSVRLRANEPVLQVNGQEIARQAVKTPLLSGEVKERRSEKSSEEVVDDREQKRGERRNRQNRRSHRRDATKEVAEWRSGSSAASSPAVTPSSQEGVLSDNQQKYSAASLCSITTEVLKVLNATEELIGEAGGEVCTPSESQIASSSSESRRLDQRLTKMEENVYLAAGAVYGLEGELGDLEQCARSISSGTSDTELAFLEDQVATAAAQVQQSELQISNIEARISALKTAGLNVTVCNHLSKFNPKTKPQTLDSSRRQRRKLPAPPLKDKMEPEQPVEVFRP encoded by the exons ATGGCTGAGACGCTCACAGTCGCCTTGCGTGTTGCTGAGGAGGCCATAGAGGAAGCCATCGCTAAGGCCGAGGAGTTCAGCGACAGTTTG GAGAAACAGAATGAGGCTCGGTATCTGCGGGACCACAAAGAAGAGCTCATAGAGGAACTTGCCACCACCATTGTACAAAAG ATCATCCAAAGAAGGAAGCGTTCAGAGATGCAGACAGAGTATGACTTTGTCTGGCCTCAGCCTCAGTCCTTGATTCAGCCCAGTGATCAGGCCTCAGCTTCGCAACCTCAAACGTTTTTACAAGGACCCGCAGATCCCCACAAGGCGTCCTTCACCCTCTCT cGCTCACGCTCAGCCTTCTCCCTCACCAGTGACGACTCTCCTGAGAAGGCTCCTCAGGACGAGGCTGTCGGCACGGGCGGCAGCTTGCAGGAGTACTCCTCTCTGAAGAGGGAGGCCAAGACCACATCCCTGCCCACTTGGAAGAGTGTCGACCGGCTGGACAATTCCA GTGCGTCCTCGGTCCTCCAGAGTCCAGACGGCAACTGGATCGCCCTCCACAGCTCTCAGCTGTCTCGTCCCAGCCTGCTGACCAAGAGGAAGAGCCTGGTCTTCAGCGTCTTGGAGAAGGAGTCCGGCGTGGTCTCGGCCTACGACGAGATGGGATCTGACTCGGAGGAGGACGAGGAAAGCAGCTGGGGCGCGGCGTTGCAACAGTTCCGACGCAAGCTGTCCGACGAGACGTACTACACGGACTCGCAGCATGACCCAGAGTGGACGTACACGCAGCACCTGCCTGTGACCTCGCCGTCTTCTGGCCAGTACACAAACACGGAGACCCTGAATTCCGACTCGGAGGCGTCGTCGGCGTTGTCCACGTGTCCTCGGAAAGCGCCTCAAAACTTGCTGAAGAAGAAAGGAGCATCTGAAACACACCTGCACCCCTACCACCAACCCCTCTACCACCAACACCTTCACCAGAACCTCTCTCCTTACCCGCTCCTCTCAGGGGCATTGGACGTGAACTTTAACCCTAAG GTGATGGGGGACAGCAGTGAAGCGGAGGAAAGGCAGAATGACCCAATTAGAAGGTCACGGCGGCGCAGAAAAAGCAAGAGGGATTCATCAAACGAGAGCAGGTCCGGGAGCCAGAACTACTCACTGTCCATTCAG GAGAGCAGTGGTTTTCTTCTCAATGACTTACTGAAGAGGAGCTTAAGTGAGGACCAGCCAGAATCAGTTAGCACTGCGGCCCAGGACACCATCACACCCGAGCCCCAAGATTTGGACAAAGTTGCACCGAACTCATTATACCCGACTAGCCCTTTTTCACCGACTCCGGGGCCCAAACACATCAGCTCGGGACTGGCGTCTGTCCCTGCTGAACCCCTGGGAGAAGAACTACGGTCCAGAATCAGCCAGATGGTCAGGAGTCGCACCAACAGCAGAGAGAGCAGCTCGTCTGAGGAAGATAAGAAGTGGGCAGCTCACAAACAGACGGATAAAGAAAGTGTCCGACAGAGGGCCAACCAGAAGCCCAAAGACATGGAAAGGGAAAATTCCAGGTCCAGTGTCAGATTAAGAGCAAACGAACCCGTCTTGCAAGTCAACGGACAAGAGATTGCGAGGCAGGCTGTAAAAACTCCGCTTCTGAGCGGGGAAGTGAAGGAGAGGAGATCAGAGAAGAGTTCCGAGGAGGTGGTGGATGACCGGGAGCAGAAGAGAGGAGAGCGGAGGAACAGACAAAACAGAAGGTCGCACCGACGAGACGCGACCAAGGAGGTAGCTGAATGGAGGAGTGGCTCCAGTGCGGCCAGCTCGCCTGCTGTTACGCCATCTTCCCAGGAGGGGGTGCTGTCTGATAACCAG CAGAAGTACTCGGCGGCCTCTCTCTGCAGCATCACTACAGAAGTGTTGAAGGTTTTGAACGCCACCGAGGAGCTGATTGGCGAGGCGGGAGGGGAAGTCTGCACGCCGTCGGAGTCACAGATCGCCTCTAGCAGCTCTGAGAGCAGAAGACTGGACCAAAGGCTGACCAAGATGGAGGAGAAT GTGTACCTGGCTGCTGGAGCTGTGTATGGCCTAGAGGGGGAGCTGGGGGACTTGGAACAGTGTGCACGCAGTATCAGCAGTGGGACTTCAGACACAGAGCTGGCTTTCCTAGAGGACCaggtggccactgctgctgctcaggtCCAACAGTCGGAACTGCAG ATATCCAACATTGAGGCCAGGATATCCGCTCTTAAAACCGCTGGCTTGAATGTGACTGTCTGCAATCACCTCTCCAAATTCAATCCAAAAACAAAG CCACAAACTCTGGACTCGTCGCGCCGTCAGAGACGGAAGTTGCCAGCCCCGCCACTGAAAG